One Camelina sativa cultivar DH55 chromosome 3, Cs, whole genome shotgun sequence genomic window carries:
- the LOC104768578 gene encoding uncharacterized protein LOC104768578: MARGGKEEGEKHIGLLKLAQTLSFLLIFMAGIIIGLAASSHIDRYFNSLPRMFSSSTHLQTIPFSTTTDYSNCTVIHRDCPGNDENDDDGGGGGVKAEKPKVPDCWSTDGFVRPENLTHGMTDDELFWRASMVPVKEEYPYERVPKVAFLFLTRGPLPMLPLWEKFFKGNEKYLSVYVHTPPGYDMNVSRDSPFYDRQIPSQKVEWGSPLLTDAEKRLLANALLDFSNERFVLLSESCVPVYNFSTVYNYLINSAYSFVDSYDEPTRYGRGRYSRKMLPDIKLHHWRKGSQWFEVNRKIAIYIISDSKYYSLFKQFCRPACYPDEHYIPTFLNMFHGSMNANRSVTWVDWSIGGPHPATYAAANITEEFLQSIRKNETDCLYNDEPTSLCFLFARKFSPSALDPLMNLSSTVMGF, encoded by the exons ATGGCGAGAGGAGGgaaagaggaaggagaaaagCACATAGGGTTACTAAAGCTGGCTCAAACGCtttcttttttgcttattttcatGGCCGGAATCATCATCGGCCTCGCCGCTAGCTCTCACATCGATCGCTACTTCAATTCCTTGCCGAGGATGTTCTCGTCGTCGACCCATCTCCAAACGATTCCGTTTTCGACTACTACTGATTACTCCAATTGCACAGTCATACACCGTGATTGCCCGGGGAACGACGAGAACGACgacgacggaggaggaggaggagtcaAGGCGGAGAAACCAAAGGTTCCAGATTGTTGGAGCACTGATGGGTTTGTTCGGCCTGAGAATCTCACTCATGGGATGACTGATGATGAGCTGTTCTGGAGAGCTTCGATGGTTCCTGTGAAGGAGGAGTATCCGTACGAAAGGGTTCCTAAAGTGGCCTTCTTGTTTCTGACCAGAGGGCCTTTGCCTATGCTTCCGTTATGGGAGAAGTTTTTTAAAGGCAATGAGAAGTATTTATCTGTTTACGTTCACACGCCTCCTGGATATGACATGAATGTCTCTCGCGATTCTCCGTTTTATGACCGGCAGATCCCTAGCCAG aaagttGAATGGGGATCCCCACTATTGACAGACGCAGAGAAGCGTCTTCTAGCCAACGCATTGCTGGACTTCTCAAATGAGCGTTTTGTGCTTCTCTCAGAGAGCTGTGTCCCAGTCTACAACTTTTCAACTGTCTACAATTACCTAATAAACTCTGCTTACAGTTTTGTGGACTCTTATGACGAGCCAACACGTTATGGACGTGGTCGTTACAGCCGCAAGATGCTCCCAGATATCAAACTCCATCACTGGCGGAAAGGGTCTCAGTGGTTTGAAGTAAACCGTAAAATCGCCATCTACATCATCTCAGACTCGAAATACTACTCATTATTCAAACAATTCTGCAGACCAGCTTGTTACCCGGACGAGCATTACATCCCAACTTTCTTGAACATGTTTCACGGTTCAATGAACGCGAATAGAAGCGTGACATGGGTTGATTGGTCCATAGGCGGTCCGCATCCAGCCACATATGCTGCAGCTAATATCACAGAAGAGTTTCTACAGTCGATAAGGAAGAACGAGACGGATTGTCTTTACAATGACGAGCCAACTTCGTTATGCTTCCTATTTGCTCGCAAGTTCTCTCCTTCTGCCTTAGATCCTCTTATGAACCTGAGCTCTACTGTCATGGgattttga
- the LOC104778654 gene encoding uncharacterized protein LOC104778654, whose product MECNKDEAKRAMDIAERKITEKDYNGAKKFANKAQNLFPELDGLKHLLAAIDVYISGEKNIYGDADWYGILGVDPFANDDAVKKQYRKLVLMLHPDKNKCNGAEGAFELLSQAWNQLNCNHGFVAQEITPPSFVPKPPVNLSSNQQHRSSKNQASNKKSYGPPSSRREPAASVNHNFQWDSLTRMAGSNSRNATNQAANVVQQAQLKRELGESRERDAARGFTNSDLRNFKKPKTDDSHLRRPLAGNQTGARNVGNGNTETPNTLGSRHTHVQGMLLPCDITKALMERGQAEIFKRLPKMISEMKAKFRETDGEKKSMKATSKMSGKANEVERSIEEIPHASDEEKDDEVKTINVPDSDFHNFDLDRSESSFKDDQIWAAYDDDDGMPRFYARIHKVISLNPFKMKISWLNSKGTSEFGPIDWMGAGFAKTCGEFRSGRHEPTDTLNAFSHKVHFTKGARGFLHILPKKGQVWALYRNWSPEWDKNTPDEVKHKYEMVEVLDDCTEDKQSVTVTLLLKAEGFRAVFRRSTDGNDVREIQKEEMLRFSHQVPHYILTGKEADNAPEGCLELDPAATP is encoded by the exons ATGGAATGCAACAAGGACGAAGCGAAAAGGGCAATGGATATTGCCGAGAGAAAGATTACAGAGAAGGACTACAATGGGGCAAAAAAGTTCGCTAACAAGGCTCAAAACTTGTTTCCAGAGCTGGATGGTCTGAAACATTTATTGGCGGCTATCGATGTTTATATCTCTGGAGAGAAAAATATTTACGGAGATGCTGATTGGTATGGTATCCTTGGTGTAGATCCCTTTGCTAATGATGATGCAGTCAAAAAACAATACCGGAAATTAGTTCTTATGCTCCATCCGGATAAAAACAAGTGCAACGGCGCTGAAGGTGCGTTTGAGCTGCTTTCACAAGCTTGGAATCAACT CAACTGTAATCATGGTTTTGTTGCACAAGAGATAACTCCGCCTTCATTTGTTCCGAAGCCGCCAGTCAACCTCTCATCTAACCAACAGCACAGGAGTTCCAAAAATCAAGcgtcaaacaaaaaatcatatggTCCTCCTTCTTCTAGGAGAGAGCCTGCAGCATCTGTTAACCATAATTTTCAGTGGGATTCTTTAACAAGAATGGCTGGTTCTAACAGCCGAAATGCTACAAATCAAGCTGCAAATGTAGTTCAGCAAGCACAACTGAAGAGAGAGCTTGGGGAGTCGCGAGAAAGGGATGCTGCTAGAGGATTCACGAACTCTGATCTGAGGAATTTCAAGAAGCCGAAGACAGACGATTCCCACTTGCGACGTCCATTGGCAGGTAATCAAACAGGTGCAAGGAATGTTGGCAATGGAAATACTGAAACGCCCAACACCTTAGGCTCTCGACATACTCATGTACAAGGAATGTTGTTACCTTGTGATATAACCAAAGCTCTTATGGAAAGAGGCCAGGCAGAAATTTTTAAGAGACTTCCGAAGATGATCTCTGAAATGAAAGCAAAGTTCAGGGAAACTGATGGGGAGAAGAAAAGTATGAAGGCAACGAGCAAGATGAGTGGCAAGGCAAATGAGGTTGAGAGGTCAATCGAGGAAATTCCCCATGCTTCagatgaagagaaggatgaTGAAGTGAAGACAATCAATGTTCCGGATTCAGACTTTCACAACTTTGATCTTGACCGATCTGAAAGTTCTTTCAAAGACGACCAGATTTGGGCGGCCTATGATGATGACGACGGAATGCCACGGTTTTATGCCCGCATCCATAAGGTGATTTCTTTGAATCCCTTTAAGATGAAAATCAGCTGGCTCAATTCCAAAGGCACCAGTGAATTTGGTCCCATAGACTGGATGGGTGCTGGTTTTGCTAAAACATGTGGGGAATTTAGGTCAGGGAGACATGAACCTACAGATACACTAAACGCCTTTTCTCACAAAGTTCATTTCACCAAAGGTGCAAGAGGATTCCTTCATATTCTTCCCAAAAAGGGACAGGTTTGGGCATTGTATCGAAATTGGTCTCCTGAGTGGGACAAGAATACCCCTGATGAAGTTAAACACAAGTATGAGATGGTGGAAGTTCTTGATGACTGCACCGAAGACAAACAAAGTGTAACCGTGACTCTCTTACTCAAAGCTGAAGGATTCAGGGCAGTTTTCCGTAGAAGCACAGATGGAAACGATGTGAGGGAGATTCAAAAGGAAGAAATGTTGAGATTCTCCCATCAGGTGCCTCATTACATTCTTACAGGGAAAGAAGCTGATAACGCACCAGAAGGTTGTCTGGAACTAGACCCGGCTGCAACTCCTTAA
- the LOC104755238 gene encoding dynamin-2A, which yields MEAIDELSQLSDSMKQAASLLADEDPDETSSSRRPATFLNVVALGNVGAGKSAVLNSLIGHPVLPTGENGATRAPIIIELSRESSLSSKAIILQIDSKSQQVSASALRHSLQDRLSKGASGKNRDEINLKLRTSTAPPLKLVDLPGLDQRIVDESMIAEYVQHNDAILLVIVPASQASEISSSKALKIAKEYDPESTRTIGIIGKIDQAAENSKALAAVQALLSNQGPPKTTDIPWVAIIGQSVSIASAQSGSGENSLETAWRAESESLKSILTGAPQSKLGRIALVDTLASQIRSRMKLRLPSILSGLQGKSQIVQDELARLGEQLVNSAEGTRAIALELCREFEDKFLLHLAGGEGSGWKVVASFEGNFPNRIKLLPLDRHFDLNNVKRVVLEADGYQPYLISPEKGLRSLIKIVLELAKDPARLCVDEVHRVLVDIVSASANATPGLGRYPPFKREVVAIASAALDGFKNEAKKMVVALVDMERAFVPPQHFIRLVQRRMERQRREEELKGRSSKKGQDAEQSLLSRATSPQPDGPTAGGSLKSLKDKLSPQDKETPEVSGLKTAGPEGEITAGYLMKKSAKTNGWSRRWFVLNEKTGKLGYTKKQEERNFRGTITLEECTIEEIPEDEVEKSKSSKDKKANGPDLKGPGLVFKITCKVPYKTVLKAHNALVLKAESVVDKNEWMNKLQKVIQARGGQVGSVSMRQSLSEGSLDKMVRKPIDPEEELRWMSQEVRGYVEAVLNSLAANVPKAVVLCQVEKAKEDMLNQLYSSISAIGNERIESLIQEDQNVKRRRDRYQKQSSLLSKLTRQLSIHDNRAAAASSYSDNGSTESSPRTSGGGSSGDDWMNAFNAAANGPSDSSSRYGSGGHSRRYSDPAQNGDAASPGSGSNRRTTPNRLPPAPPPTGSTYRY from the exons ATGGAGGCGATCGATGAGTTATCTCAGCTCTCAGATTCGATGAAACAGGCGGCGTCTCTGCTCGCCGATGAAGATCCCGACGAGACCTCTTCTTCCAGGCGTCCTGCCACTTTCCTCAACGTCGTAGCGCTTGGGAATGTG GGAGCTGGAAAGTCAGCAGTGTTAAACAGTTTAATTGGGCATCCAGTCCTG CCGACGGGTGAGAATGGTGCTACTCGGGCTCCTATAATAATTGAATTGAGCAGGGAGAGTTCTTTAAGCAGCAAGGCTATTATCTTGCAAATCGACAGTAAATCTCAACAAGTTTCTGCAA GTGCTCTAAGACATTCTCTACAAGATAGACTTAGCAAAGGAGCCTCGGGGAAGAACCGTgatgaaataaatttaaaacttcgTACCAGCACAG CTCCACCATTGAAATTAGTTGATCTGCCTGGACTGGACCAGAGAATTGTAGACGAGTCAATG ATTGCCGAGTACGTGCAACACAATGACGCCATACTGCTGGTTATAGTGCCTGCTAGCCAGGCATCTGAAATTTCATCATCCAAAGCCCTGAAGATTGCAAAAGAGTATGATCCAGAGA GTACTAGGACGATAGGCATTATCGGAAAAATTGACCAGGCAGCAGAGAACTCGAAAGCCCTTGCAGCTGTTCAGGCTCTTCTTTCAAATCAAGGACCTCCAAAAACAACTGACATTCCTTGGGTAGCTATCATTGGCCAATCCGTTTCAATTGCGTCAGCACAGTCTGGAAGTGGGGAGAACTCCTTAGAAACTGCTTGGCGCGCTGAGAGTGAAAGTCTTAAGTCCATTTTGACTGGGGCTCCACAAAGTAAGCTTGGCAGAATTGCCTTGGTGGACACCCTTGCAAGCCAGATTCGTAGCAGAATGAAGCTCAGGCTTCCCAGTATCTTGTCTGG GCTCCAGGGTAAGTCTCAAATAGTGCAGGATGAGCTAGCGAGGCTTGGTGAACAACTAGTTAACAGTGCTGAAGGCACAAGGGCTATAGCTTTGGAGCTTTGCCGTGAGTTTGAAGACAAATTTCTTCTCCACTTGGCTGGTGGTGAA ggaAGTGGTTGGAAAGTTGTTGCTAGTTTTGAAGGAAATTTCCCCAACCGTATCAAGCTGCTTCCATTGGATAGACATTTTGACTTGAACAATGTTAAAAGG GTTGTTTTGGAGGCTGATGGTTATCAACCTTATCTTATATCTCCGGAGAAAGGGTTGAGATCTTTGATAAAAATTGTCCTTGAGTTGGCTAAAGACCCGGCACGTCTTTGTGTTGATGAG GTTCATCGAGTTCTTGTTGACATAGTTTCAGCATCTGCAAATGCTACGCCTGGACTCGGGAGGTATCCTCCTTTCAAGCGAGAG GTTGTAGCTATAGCAAGTGCAGCACTTGATGGTTTCAAGAATGAAGCCAAGAAAATGGTCGTTGCACTGGTTGATATGGAACGCGCTTTTGTACCACCTCAACATTTTATCCGTCTTGTTCAAAGGAG AATGGAAAGACAACGTCGCGAGGAAGAGCTGAAAGGGCGATCTTCTAAGAAGGGACAGGATGCTGAGCAGTCCCTTTTAAGCAGG GCTACTAGTCCTCAGCCAGATGGACCAACAGCTGGTGGTAGCTTAAAATCATTGAAAGACAAACTAAGTCCGCAAGATAAAGAGACGCCGGAGGTCTCTGGTTTGAAAACTGCTGGACCTGAGGGGGAGATAACAGCAG GGTACTTAATGAAGAAAAGTGCAAAAACAAATGGATGGAGTAGGCGATGGTTTGTTCTGAATGAGAAAACTGGAAAG CTTGGCTAtaccaaaaaacaagaagaaagaaacttccGGGGCACTATAACTTTGGAG GAATGTACTATTGAAGAAATTCCTGAGGACGAAGTAGAAAAGTCAAAGAGCTCGAAGGACAAGAAGGCAAATGGACCTGATTTAAAAGGACCAGGCCTTGTATTTAAAATAACCTGCAAGGTTCCCTACAAGACTGTACTAAAAG CTCACAATGCTCTTGTGCTTAAGGCTGAGAGTGTAGTCGATAAAAACGAGTGGATGAATAAGTTGCAAAAGGTTATCCAGGCTCGTGGAGGCCAAGTGGGCAGTGTCTCCATGAGGCAGAGTCTTTCAGAAGGTTCACTT GATAAGATGGTTAGGAAACCCATCGATCCAGAAGAGGAACTCCGGTGGATGTCCCAAGAAGTACGGGGCTATGTTGAAGCTGTTCTTAACAGCCTAGCAGCCAATGTTCCAAAG GCTGTTGTTCTTTGTCAAGTggagaaagcaaaggaagaCATGCTGAATCAACTATACAGTTCTATAAG TGCAATAGGCAATGAAAGAATTGAGTCATTGATTCAAGAGGATCAAAATGTCAAAAGACGAAGAGACCGTTACCAGAAACAGTCCTCTCTTCTTTCTAAGCTCACGAGGCAGCTTAGCATTCATGACAACCGAGCAGCTGCTGCTTCAAGTTATTCGGACAATGGTAGCACTG AAAGTAGCCCAAGAACAAGTGGTGGTGGTTCTTCAGGGGACGACTGGATGAATGCTTTCAACGCCGCTGCTAATGGACCCTCAGACTCATCGTCAAGGTACGGTTCCGGTGGTCACAGCCGTCGCTACAGTGACCCTGCGCAGAATGGAGATGCAGCATCACCAGGCTCTGGTAGCAACCGCCGCACCACCCCCAATAGGTTGCCACCAGCACCACCGCCGACGGGTTCAACTTACAGGTATTAG